In one window of Clavelina lepadiformis chromosome 4, kaClaLepa1.1, whole genome shotgun sequence DNA:
- the LOC143451485 gene encoding uncharacterized protein LOC143451485 isoform X2 gives MLKFLFTIVVYICLLQTSATNEDVFVVGLFENAVYEKATDISLSNSVENEKRSLRASIVNLADVTQMIGFHGYLPDQADVISFSVGSGGITYPAKKSNWEVGQRTLKEARFKNHNAVVFYRQSLPDAVGKLQQSSEKNVNIKPGHRLDFHLVYNDNHMNATGCKATNKAHVVLDFYATRAVSLIGEIASPNYPIAYPDNAHITWLVRVPDGFIVQLEIVDLVIEECCNQLTIFDGISPYNVTIVDITSNVFNLSLKSFHSSGNNMLLRFTSDCSEVIGGFSAVTRALIENTFNNTSASTNVNVTSSVSHNLNATFKEKFLTSPSGQHSNNVDYYSWTIKAVNASYVIRLRVIDMDLESCCDRIFVHDGPTGDSPLLVTLSGKDNDVTILSNSDSVYITFISEKSSRNISFQIAYSSMLSAGSDPTTTLYSTTTTTSKMTYTESSAARTKYLRIPSSSAIVFWKIPLFLSILFLL, from the exons ATgcttaagtttttgtttacaatCGTTGTCTATATTTGCTTATTGCAAACATCCGCTACAAATGAAGATGTCTTTGTGGTTGGATTGTTTGAGAATGCAGTTTATGAAAAA GCCACAGATATCAGTTTGAGCAACTCTGTTGAAAACGAAAAACGATCACTGAGAGCGTCGATTGTTAACCTTGCTGACGTCACACAGATGATCGGTTTCCATGGTTACCTTCCCGACCAAGCAGATGTGATCTCATTTTCCGTAGGTTCAGGCGGTATCACATATCCTGCGAAAAAAAGCAATTGGGAAGTTGGGCAAAGGACCTTAAAAGAAGCTCGCTTTAAAAACCACAACGCTGTTGTGTTCTATCGACAAAGCTTGCCAG ATGCAGTCGGAAAACTCCAGCAGTCGAGCGAAAAAAACGTCAATATCAAACCAGGTCATAGACTGGACTTCCACTTAGTATACAACGATAACCACATGAATGCAACCGGTTGCAAAGCTACTAACAAAGCTCATGTTGTTCTGGATTTCTATGCTACAAGAGCGGTGAGTTTAATTGGAGAAATCGCTTCACCAAATTACCCAATAGCCTACCCAGATAACGCCCATATCACCTGGCTTGTACGTGTACCGGATGGTTTCATTGTTCAACTCGAAATTGTTGACCTTGTTATCGAAGAATGCTGCAACCagttgacaatttttgacggGATTTCCCCTTATAACGTCACCATAGTTGACATCACAAGTAACGTTTTTAATCTTTCGCTTAAATCTTTTCATTCAAGCGGAAACAACATGCTTCTGCGCTTCACGTCCGACTGTTCGGAAGTAATCGGTGGATTTTCTGCCGTTACCAGAGCTCTAATTGAAAACACATTTAACAACACTTCCGCATCAACGAATGtcaatgtgacgtcatcagtCAGTCACAATCTCAATGCTACGTTTAAAGAGAAATTTCTGACCTCACCATCTGGCCAACACTCAAATAACGTTGATTATTATTCATGGACGATAAAAGCCGTTAACGCCAGTTACGTCATCAGGTTAAGAGTCATAGACATGGACCTGGAATCCTGCTGCGACCGCATCTTTGTACACGACGGTCCAACTGGGGATTCCCCTCTGTTGGTTACATTATCAGGAAAagataatgacgtcacaatactATCAAACAGCGATAGCGTTTACATCACTTTTATTTCGGAAAAATCGTCGCGAAAtataagttttcaaattgcttaTTCCTCAATGTTGTCAGCTGGTAGTGAtccaacaacaactttatacTCGACAACAACGACTACGTCAAAAATGACGTATACGGAGTCATCGGCAGCCAGGACAAAATATTTGAGGATTCCTTCGTCATCAGCGATAGTTTTCTGGAAGATTCCtctttttctttcaattttatttttgctgtaG
- the LOC143451484 gene encoding cubilin-like isoform X2, translating into MFRIWFAISILICLLQTSAANEDVFVIGLFENAFYEKATEVHSNNSTEDGQQSLRASIVNLADETERIGFHGYLPDKADITSFSMSSGGITYHAKKSSREVAQESLKEAQSKNHNAAVFFPQILPDTVGKHEQSNEQNVNIKPGHRLDFHLVYKDSLIDVENGKATNKAHVVLDFYATSAVSLIGEIASPNYPIAYPDNAHITWLVRVPDGFIVQLEIVDLVIEECCDRLTIFDGVSPYNVTIADVTGNLSQFSLEPFHSSGNNMFLRLTSDCSVALGGFSAITRALLPSTSNSTAPPVTPNVTSLTSHNVNATFKQKILTSPGYPDQHPNHVDTSWKINAVNSSYVIRLRVINMDLESCCDHLSVHDGPTEKSPLLATLSGQVTDVIILSNNDSVYVTFMSDESVRKMGFQIAYSMVLPAGSYPTTTFSTPATPTHMTYTDSYDSSGNSMTLSPDVNITPGFSTNLSSPSHSLFAGLVESFLYSPDFPSSYPHNINIAWRIRSFNRLYAVKVTVTQLNLEPCCDKLYVYDGPNPSYPLLDALTGNVTNKTFQSSQNYLYVNFVSDGSVALQGFEIKYSSVLLPQKTCSNSTDPISYLELTTSYGFVTVPRCYSNHSWHIYTNWPNHTLQLRGIYNPRFSLSYGDELLIYDGPSSEFTLLAHVKHSESFPTISSTTNNLFVEFISRNISKSEFVLQANLRFECRHTRLYAEPYDQYFSSPGYPNSYLNMYCSWNIFPRYYNEAVEITILNYEGDRHQYLYLYNGHSDTHISSLTKSDCSWMINGSFIGINFHTSGFLQTSKGFYAKYRSIPVPKTREQCPYSYQAYLPNYVQYLYFHLSHEYTACLYFPSISMTSAISLRFVDSNHLNESTSVTIYSRSKGILANFTDVQDKKDFDLGIYPYSDVFVRAESFFNLTHLHESSEVWGGWYWYGWHNRYITIKYEIV; encoded by the exons atgtttagGATTTGGTTTGCAATAAGTATTTTAATTTGCTTGTTGCAAACATCTGCAGCAAATGAAGATGTCTTTGTGATTGGTTTGTTTGAGAATGCATTTTATGAAAAG GCTACTGAAGTCCACTCTAACAATTCCACCGAAGATGGACAACAATCACTTCGAGCGTCCATCGTTAACCTTGCTGACGAAACAGAAAGAATAGGTTTCCATGGTTACCTTCCCGACAAAGCAGACATCACGTCTTTTTCCATGAGCTCCGGTGGTATCACTTACCACGCTAAAAAAAGCAGTCGGGAAGTGGCGCAAGAGAGCCTCAAAGAAGCTCAATCCAAAAACCACAACGCGGCTGTTTTCTTTCCTCAAATTTTGCCAG ACACAGTGGGAAAACACGAGCAGTCGAATGAACAAAACGTCAACATCAAACCAGGTCATAGGCTGGACTTCCATTTAGTGTACAAAGACAGTCTCATAGATGTAGAAAATGGTAAAGCTACTAACAAAGCTCATGTTGTATTGGATTTCTATGCTACCAGCGCGGTGAGTTTAATTGGAGAAATCGCTTCACCAAATTACCCAATAGCCTACCCAGATAACGCCCATATCACCTGGCTTGTACGTGTACCGGATGGTTTCATTGTTCAACTCGAAATTGTTGACCTTGTTATTGAAGAATGCTGCGATCGGCTCACAATTTTCGACGGTGTTTCTCCTTATAACGTTACCATCGCTGACGTCACAGGTAACTTGTCTCAGTTTTCTCTCGAACCCTTTCACTCAAGTGGAAACAATATGTTCTTACGTCTCACGTCCGATTGCTCCGTGGCGCTCGGTGGATTTTCTGCCATCACCAGAGCTCTTCTCCCAAGCACATCCAACAGCACTGCTCCACCGGTCACTCCGAACGTGACGTCATTAACAAGTCACAATGTCAATGCTACGTTTAAGCAGAAAATTCTCACGTCACCGGGTTATCCTGATCAACATCCAAATCACGTTGACACGTCATGGAAAATCAACGCCGTTAACTCCAGTTACGTCATTAGGTTAAGGGTCATAAACATGGACCTGGAATCCTGCTGCGACCATCTCTCTGTACACGACGGTCCAACGGAGAAATCTCCTTTGCTGGCCACTTTATCAGGTCAGGTTACTGATGTCATAATACTATCGAACAATGACAGCGTTTACGTCACTTTTATGTCGGACGAGTCTGTGCGAAAGATGGGTTTTCAAATTGCTTATTCCATGGTGCTCCCAGCAGGCAGTTATCCGACAACAACATTTTCGACACCTGCAACTCCGACACATATGACTTATACGGATTCATATGACTCATCGGGTAACAGCATGACTTTGTCACCTGACGTAAACATAACCCCTGGTTTTTCTACAAACTTGTCTTCTCCAAGCCACAGTCTTTTTGCTGGTCTAGTGGAAAGCTTCCTCTATTCACCTGATTTTCCAAGCTCGTATCCACATAACATCAACATCGCATGGAGAATTCGATCCTTCAATAGGCTTTATGCTGTTAAGGTGACTGTAACACAATTGAACTTGGAGCCTTGCTGTGACAAGCTCTATGTTTATGATGGACCCAATCCATCCTATCCACTACTGGATGCTTTAACTGGGAACgtcacaaacaaaacatttcagtCAAGTCAAAACTACCTGTACGTTAACTTTGTGTCAGATGGCTCAGTAGCTTTGCAAGGATTTGAGATTAAGTACAGTTCAGTACTTTTGCCTCAGAAAACCTGTTCTAACAGCACTGATCCGATAAGTTATTTAGAACTTACTACTTCTTACGGCTTTGTAACTGTTCCAAGGTGCTATTCGAATCACTCCTGGCATATTTATACCAACTGGCCAAACCACACCCTGCAATTGCGGGGTATATATAATCCTCGCTTTAGTCTTTCTTACGGAGACGAGTTGTTGATTTACGATGGTCCTTCAAGCGAATTTACTCTGTTGGCGCATGTAAAGCATAGTGAGAGTTTTCCGACCATTTCTTCTACTACAAATAACCTTTTTGTGGAGTTTATATCCAGAAATATCAGCAAAAGTGAATTTGTTTTGCAAGCCAATTTACGCTTTGAATGTCGACACACACGACTTTACGCTGAACCGTACGATCAGTATTTTTCCTCACCGGGCTATCCAAATTCTTATCTAAACATGTATTGCAGCTGGAATATTTTCCCTCGCTATTACAATGAAGCAGTTGAAATAACTATTTTGAATTATGAGGGAGACAGACATCAGTACCTTTATTTATACAACGGACATTCTGACACACATATCTCGTCGTTAACCAAATCTGACTGTTCTTGGATGATAAATGGTTCATTTATAGGCATAAATTTTCATACGTCAGGTTTTCTTCAAACGTCGAAAGgtttttatgcaaaatacAGATCGATTCCCGTTCCTAAAACCCGTGAGCAATGTCCTTACAGTTATCAGGCATACTTGCCAAATTATGTGCAGTATCTCTATTTCCATCTTTCCCATGAGTACACGGCCTGTTTGTATTTCCCGTCGATCAGTATGACATCGGCTATCAGTCTGCGTTTCGTCGACTCCAACCACTTGAACGAAAGCACCAGCGTGACAATCTATTCCAGAAGCAAAGGAATTTTGGCAAATTTTACGGACGTGCAAGATAAGAAAGATTTCGACTTGGGTATTTATCCGTATTCGGATGTGTTTGTTCGCGCCGAGAGCTTTTTCAACCTGACACATTTGCATGAATCTTCTGAGGTATGGGGTGGCTGGTACTGGTATGGCTGGCATAACCGCTACATAACCATTAAATACGAAATCGTTTAA
- the LOC143452005 gene encoding uncharacterized protein LOC143452005, with protein MRAGVAASRKLKAKSEEPRRLPKPNVNREKRATKSNGRVRRQTVNSNGLSGTGRKDLHHPDYKPLLHLHATSQIVAQPKQSVARDKFITNLDGESVSTPVHQLADGFLLSKLSDPTDTQQGIPGPLVPAANDGLTKDHRRNNIIAKVASSADAFVSAREAALKAARGSERLEAARRKYYRKAIALMSVGGVIFATGVTMAILFFCDKSLRVMRMAGPICLAVGLLLVVCGMVWIPIIKAKLKRQQQVMSRTFSL; from the coding sequence GCTAAATCGGAAGAGCCGCGTAGGTTGCCGAAGCCTAATGTAAATAGAGAAAAAAGAGCGACCAAATCAAACGGTCGAGTCAGACGTCAAACTGTCAACAGCAACGGACTAAGCGGCACTGGACGTAAAGATCTTCATCATCCTGATTACAAACCGTTGCTTCACCTCCACGCAACATCACAGATTGTTGCACAACCGAAGCAGTCAGTTGCGAGAGATAAATTCATAACAAACCTCGACGGGGAAAGTGTAAGTACTCCAGTACACCAACTAGCGGATGGTTTTTTACTTTCAAAACTATCAGATCCAACCGACACTCAGCAAGGAATACCTGGGCCATTAGTTCCAGCCGCCAACGACGGTTTAACAAAGGATCATAGAAGGAACAACATAATTGCGAAGGTGGCGAGCTCTGCTGACGCATTTGTTTCGGCTCGCGAAGCGGCCCTTAAAGCCGCTAGAGGGAGCGAAAGACTGGAAGCCGCACGTCGGAAATATTACCGGAAAGCGATCGCGCTTATGTCGGTAGGTGGCGTCATATTCGCTACCGGCGTGACAATGGCCAtcttatttttttgcgacAAGTCCCTACGTGTTATGCGGATGGCGGGACCAATATGCTTGGCGGTAGGACTGCTGCTAGTGGTATGCGGGATGGTCTGGATTCCGATAATAAAGGCAAAGTTAAAACGTCAGCAACAGGTCATGAGCAGAACCTTTAGTCTATGA
- the LOC143451484 gene encoding cubilin-like isoform X1, with protein sequence MLKLLFTLLVYICLTQTSAANEDAFVVGLFENAVYEKATEVHSNNSTEDGQQSLRASIVNLADETERIGFHGYLPDKADITSFSMSSGGITYHAKKSSREVAQESLKEAQSKNHNAAVFFPQILPDTVGKHEQSNEQNVNIKPGHRLDFHLVYKDSLIDVENGKATNKAHVVLDFYATSAVSLIGEIASPNYPIAYPDNAHITWLVRVPDGFIVQLEIVDLVIEECCDRLTIFDGVSPYNVTIADVTGNLSQFSLEPFHSSGNNMFLRLTSDCSVALGGFSAITRALLPSTSNSTAPPVTPNVTSLTSHNVNATFKQKILTSPGYPDQHPNHVDTSWKINAVNSSYVIRLRVINMDLESCCDHLSVHDGPTEKSPLLATLSGQVTDVIILSNNDSVYVTFMSDESVRKMGFQIAYSMVLPAGSYPTTTFSTPATPTHMTYTDSYDSSGNSMTLSPDVNITPGFSTNLSSPSHSLFAGLVESFLYSPDFPSSYPHNINIAWRIRSFNRLYAVKVTVTQLNLEPCCDKLYVYDGPNPSYPLLDALTGNVTNKTFQSSQNYLYVNFVSDGSVALQGFEIKYSSVLLPQKTCSNSTDPISYLELTTSYGFVTVPRCYSNHSWHIYTNWPNHTLQLRGIYNPRFSLSYGDELLIYDGPSSEFTLLAHVKHSESFPTISSTTNNLFVEFISRNISKSEFVLQANLRFECRHTRLYAEPYDQYFSSPGYPNSYLNMYCSWNIFPRYYNEAVEITILNYEGDRHQYLYLYNGHSDTHISSLTKSDCSWMINGSFIGINFHTSGFLQTSKGFYAKYRSIPVPKTREQCPYSYQAYLPNYVQYLYFHLSHEYTACLYFPSISMTSAISLRFVDSNHLNESTSVTIYSRSKGILANFTDVQDKKDFDLGIYPYSDVFVRAESFFNLTHLHESSEVWGGWYWYGWHNRYITIKYEIV encoded by the exons ATGCTTAAGCTTTTGTTTACACTCCTTGTTTACATTTGCTTAACGCAAACATCTGCAGCAAATGAAGATGCGTTTGTGGttggtttgtttgaaaatgcaGTTTATGAAAAG GCTACTGAAGTCCACTCTAACAATTCCACCGAAGATGGACAACAATCACTTCGAGCGTCCATCGTTAACCTTGCTGACGAAACAGAAAGAATAGGTTTCCATGGTTACCTTCCCGACAAAGCAGACATCACGTCTTTTTCCATGAGCTCCGGTGGTATCACTTACCACGCTAAAAAAAGCAGTCGGGAAGTGGCGCAAGAGAGCCTCAAAGAAGCTCAATCCAAAAACCACAACGCGGCTGTTTTCTTTCCTCAAATTTTGCCAG ACACAGTGGGAAAACACGAGCAGTCGAATGAACAAAACGTCAACATCAAACCAGGTCATAGGCTGGACTTCCATTTAGTGTACAAAGACAGTCTCATAGATGTAGAAAATGGTAAAGCTACTAACAAAGCTCATGTTGTATTGGATTTCTATGCTACCAGCGCGGTGAGTTTAATTGGAGAAATCGCTTCACCAAATTACCCAATAGCCTACCCAGATAACGCCCATATCACCTGGCTTGTACGTGTACCGGATGGTTTCATTGTTCAACTCGAAATTGTTGACCTTGTTATTGAAGAATGCTGCGATCGGCTCACAATTTTCGACGGTGTTTCTCCTTATAACGTTACCATCGCTGACGTCACAGGTAACTTGTCTCAGTTTTCTCTCGAACCCTTTCACTCAAGTGGAAACAATATGTTCTTACGTCTCACGTCCGATTGCTCCGTGGCGCTCGGTGGATTTTCTGCCATCACCAGAGCTCTTCTCCCAAGCACATCCAACAGCACTGCTCCACCGGTCACTCCGAACGTGACGTCATTAACAAGTCACAATGTCAATGCTACGTTTAAGCAGAAAATTCTCACGTCACCGGGTTATCCTGATCAACATCCAAATCACGTTGACACGTCATGGAAAATCAACGCCGTTAACTCCAGTTACGTCATTAGGTTAAGGGTCATAAACATGGACCTGGAATCCTGCTGCGACCATCTCTCTGTACACGACGGTCCAACGGAGAAATCTCCTTTGCTGGCCACTTTATCAGGTCAGGTTACTGATGTCATAATACTATCGAACAATGACAGCGTTTACGTCACTTTTATGTCGGACGAGTCTGTGCGAAAGATGGGTTTTCAAATTGCTTATTCCATGGTGCTCCCAGCAGGCAGTTATCCGACAACAACATTTTCGACACCTGCAACTCCGACACATATGACTTATACGGATTCATATGACTCATCGGGTAACAGCATGACTTTGTCACCTGACGTAAACATAACCCCTGGTTTTTCTACAAACTTGTCTTCTCCAAGCCACAGTCTTTTTGCTGGTCTAGTGGAAAGCTTCCTCTATTCACCTGATTTTCCAAGCTCGTATCCACATAACATCAACATCGCATGGAGAATTCGATCCTTCAATAGGCTTTATGCTGTTAAGGTGACTGTAACACAATTGAACTTGGAGCCTTGCTGTGACAAGCTCTATGTTTATGATGGACCCAATCCATCCTATCCACTACTGGATGCTTTAACTGGGAACgtcacaaacaaaacatttcagtCAAGTCAAAACTACCTGTACGTTAACTTTGTGTCAGATGGCTCAGTAGCTTTGCAAGGATTTGAGATTAAGTACAGTTCAGTACTTTTGCCTCAGAAAACCTGTTCTAACAGCACTGATCCGATAAGTTATTTAGAACTTACTACTTCTTACGGCTTTGTAACTGTTCCAAGGTGCTATTCGAATCACTCCTGGCATATTTATACCAACTGGCCAAACCACACCCTGCAATTGCGGGGTATATATAATCCTCGCTTTAGTCTTTCTTACGGAGACGAGTTGTTGATTTACGATGGTCCTTCAAGCGAATTTACTCTGTTGGCGCATGTAAAGCATAGTGAGAGTTTTCCGACCATTTCTTCTACTACAAATAACCTTTTTGTGGAGTTTATATCCAGAAATATCAGCAAAAGTGAATTTGTTTTGCAAGCCAATTTACGCTTTGAATGTCGACACACACGACTTTACGCTGAACCGTACGATCAGTATTTTTCCTCACCGGGCTATCCAAATTCTTATCTAAACATGTATTGCAGCTGGAATATTTTCCCTCGCTATTACAATGAAGCAGTTGAAATAACTATTTTGAATTATGAGGGAGACAGACATCAGTACCTTTATTTATACAACGGACATTCTGACACACATATCTCGTCGTTAACCAAATCTGACTGTTCTTGGATGATAAATGGTTCATTTATAGGCATAAATTTTCATACGTCAGGTTTTCTTCAAACGTCGAAAGgtttttatgcaaaatacAGATCGATTCCCGTTCCTAAAACCCGTGAGCAATGTCCTTACAGTTATCAGGCATACTTGCCAAATTATGTGCAGTATCTCTATTTCCATCTTTCCCATGAGTACACGGCCTGTTTGTATTTCCCGTCGATCAGTATGACATCGGCTATCAGTCTGCGTTTCGTCGACTCCAACCACTTGAACGAAAGCACCAGCGTGACAATCTATTCCAGAAGCAAAGGAATTTTGGCAAATTTTACGGACGTGCAAGATAAGAAAGATTTCGACTTGGGTATTTATCCGTATTCGGATGTGTTTGTTCGCGCCGAGAGCTTTTTCAACCTGACACATTTGCATGAATCTTCTGAGGTATGGGGTGGCTGGTACTGGTATGGCTGGCATAACCGCTACATAACCATTAAATACGAAATCGTTTAA
- the LOC143451485 gene encoding uncharacterized protein LOC143451485 isoform X1 — translation MSFGLSFVIYMLSLRLELENFHNQKALKDSWISIQVKIMATDISLSNSVENEKRSLRASIVNLADVTQMIGFHGYLPDQADVISFSVGSGGITYPAKKSNWEVGQRTLKEARFKNHNAVVFYRQSLPDAVGKLQQSSEKNVNIKPGHRLDFHLVYNDNHMNATGCKATNKAHVVLDFYATRAVSLIGEIASPNYPIAYPDNAHITWLVRVPDGFIVQLEIVDLVIEECCNQLTIFDGISPYNVTIVDITSNVFNLSLKSFHSSGNNMLLRFTSDCSEVIGGFSAVTRALIENTFNNTSASTNVNVTSSVSHNLNATFKEKFLTSPSGQHSNNVDYYSWTIKAVNASYVIRLRVIDMDLESCCDRIFVHDGPTGDSPLLVTLSGKDNDVTILSNSDSVYITFISEKSSRNISFQIAYSSMLSAGSDPTTTLYSTTTTTSKMTYTESSAARTKYLRIPSSSAIVFWKIPLFLSILFLL, via the exons ATGTCTTTCGGTCTCTCGTTTGTCATTTATATGCTTTCACTACGTCTTGAACTTGAAAACTTTCATAATCAAAAGGCTTTAAAAGATTCCTGGATAAGTATTCAAGTTAAAATCATG GCCACAGATATCAGTTTGAGCAACTCTGTTGAAAACGAAAAACGATCACTGAGAGCGTCGATTGTTAACCTTGCTGACGTCACACAGATGATCGGTTTCCATGGTTACCTTCCCGACCAAGCAGATGTGATCTCATTTTCCGTAGGTTCAGGCGGTATCACATATCCTGCGAAAAAAAGCAATTGGGAAGTTGGGCAAAGGACCTTAAAAGAAGCTCGCTTTAAAAACCACAACGCTGTTGTGTTCTATCGACAAAGCTTGCCAG ATGCAGTCGGAAAACTCCAGCAGTCGAGCGAAAAAAACGTCAATATCAAACCAGGTCATAGACTGGACTTCCACTTAGTATACAACGATAACCACATGAATGCAACCGGTTGCAAAGCTACTAACAAAGCTCATGTTGTTCTGGATTTCTATGCTACAAGAGCGGTGAGTTTAATTGGAGAAATCGCTTCACCAAATTACCCAATAGCCTACCCAGATAACGCCCATATCACCTGGCTTGTACGTGTACCGGATGGTTTCATTGTTCAACTCGAAATTGTTGACCTTGTTATCGAAGAATGCTGCAACCagttgacaatttttgacggGATTTCCCCTTATAACGTCACCATAGTTGACATCACAAGTAACGTTTTTAATCTTTCGCTTAAATCTTTTCATTCAAGCGGAAACAACATGCTTCTGCGCTTCACGTCCGACTGTTCGGAAGTAATCGGTGGATTTTCTGCCGTTACCAGAGCTCTAATTGAAAACACATTTAACAACACTTCCGCATCAACGAATGtcaatgtgacgtcatcagtCAGTCACAATCTCAATGCTACGTTTAAAGAGAAATTTCTGACCTCACCATCTGGCCAACACTCAAATAACGTTGATTATTATTCATGGACGATAAAAGCCGTTAACGCCAGTTACGTCATCAGGTTAAGAGTCATAGACATGGACCTGGAATCCTGCTGCGACCGCATCTTTGTACACGACGGTCCAACTGGGGATTCCCCTCTGTTGGTTACATTATCAGGAAAagataatgacgtcacaatactATCAAACAGCGATAGCGTTTACATCACTTTTATTTCGGAAAAATCGTCGCGAAAtataagttttcaaattgcttaTTCCTCAATGTTGTCAGCTGGTAGTGAtccaacaacaactttatacTCGACAACAACGACTACGTCAAAAATGACGTATACGGAGTCATCGGCAGCCAGGACAAAATATTTGAGGATTCCTTCGTCATCAGCGATAGTTTTCTGGAAGATTCCtctttttctttcaattttatttttgctgtaG